In one Kwoniella botswanensis chromosome 3, complete sequence genomic region, the following are encoded:
- a CDS encoding methionine aminopeptidase, type I: MTTCAGCGEKEASRLECPNCKKLGIAGSFFCDQDCFKKNSDNTHFPMSRAIHSIVQLAAQNEANKESTLPPSMRNYKFTGTLRPVYPLSPKRVVPPHIRRPDYADHPQGVSAIESTREKRIKILNSEEIEAMRYVCKLGREVLDYTASFIKPGITSDELDAICHQACIDRDCYPSPLNYAKFPKSVCISVNEVICHGIPDQRPLVEGDIVNLDVSLCFHSDLNATYPVGKIDDESADLIATTKKSVDEAIAICKPGVPYREIGNKIEEIVRPKGYSIVRRYTGHGVHERFHCEPNIVHYGGSKMPGKMEAGHVFTIEPMINLGTANLDHWKDDWTAVTLDGRRSAQFEETILITETGYEILTRPPTTTSSSSHKKKKKKSKSKTHANGTATPNEGDETPEVGTPTGEAAEGVKELHVNGS, encoded by the exons ATGACCACCTGTGCTGGATGTGGTGAGAAAGAAGCCTCGAGGTTGGAATGTCCCAATTGCAAAAA ATTGGGCATAGCAGGTAGTTTCTTCTGTGATCAGGATTGTTTCAAGAAGAATT CTGATAATACTCATTTCCCAATGTCTAGGG CTATACATAGTATAGTCCAGCTAGCCGCTCAAAATGAAGCCAATA AAGAATCAACTTTACCACCAAGCATGAGAAATTACAAGTTCACCGGAACGTTACGTCCTGTATATCCCTTATCACCTAAGAGGGTCGTGCCGCCTCATATTAGACGACCAGATTATGCAGATCATC CTCAAGGTGTATCGGCTATTGAATCAACTAGGGAGAAAAGGATCAAGATTCTGAATAGTGAGGAGATAGAAGCTATGAGATATGTCTGTAAG CTCGGACGAGAAGTATTAGATTACACAGCATCTTTCATCAAACCCGGCATAACATCCGACGAGCTAGATGCGATCTGTCATCAAGCATGTATCGATAGAGACTGTTATCCCAGTCCGCTGAACTATGCCAAATTCCCCAAAAGTGTTTGTATAAGTGTCAACGAGGTCATCTGCCAC GGTATTCCTGATCAACGTCCGCTAG TGGAAGGAGACATTGTCAATCTGGATGTATCACTAT GCTTCCACAGTGATCTCAATGCGACATACCCCGTCGGCAAGATAGACGATGAATCTGCCGATCTGATAGCTACGACGAAGAAATCAGTGGACGAAGCTATAGCGATATGTAAACCTGGTGTACCATATCGAGAGATCGGTAataagattgaagagattgtCAGACCGAAGGGTTATAGTATTGTCAGGAGATATACTGGACATGGTGTACATGAGCGT TTCCACTGTGAACCGAATATCGTACATTATGGAGGATCGAAGATGCCGGGTAAGATGGAAGCTGGACATGTTTTTACCATCGAACCTATGATCAACCTCGGTACAGCCAATCTCG ATCATTGGAAGGATGATTGGACGGCTGTGACATTAGATGGTAGAAGGTCTGCTCAGTTCGAAGAGACTATTCT GATAACTGAAACAGGCTATGAAATCCTTACTCGACCACCCACGACCACCTCATCCAGCTCacacaagaagaaaaagaagaagtcGAAATCGAAAACCCACGCCAACGGTACTGCGACGCCTAACGAGGGAGATGAAACTCCTGAAGTTGGGACCCCCACTGGAGAAGCTGCAGAAGGTGTGAAAGAGTTGCATGTTAATGGGTCTTAG